From the genome of Psychrilyobacter atlanticus DSM 19335, one region includes:
- a CDS encoding DUF368 domain-containing protein translates to MIKNIISGAFIGIANIIPGVSGGTVALLLGVYEKLTESVGEFFTVPKEKKIEFIKFLSQIFIGVVIGLLVFAKVIGFLYTNYRESTSFFFLGLIVASLPLVLTHRDNKKINNHGKLWFLFGLLLMIGFTILQSFYGDGETSSSLYRLTAGYSVKLILAGALAGGAMVIPGISGSLLLVMLGEYYNILGFVNNRMILPVALVGIGAVIGIVGFARIIDKLLKSHRDNTLYFIIGLIVASLVEIWPGFTLTLSNGITNIIIFGLGIYIVKLMKKLEGKK, encoded by the coding sequence GTGATTAAAAATATAATCAGTGGTGCTTTTATTGGAATAGCTAACATTATTCCTGGAGTCTCTGGTGGAACTGTTGCTCTTCTTTTAGGGGTCTATGAAAAACTTACAGAGTCTGTAGGAGAATTTTTCACTGTTCCTAAAGAAAAAAAGATAGAATTTATTAAATTTTTATCACAAATATTTATAGGAGTTGTCATTGGACTACTTGTATTTGCAAAAGTGATCGGTTTTCTCTATACAAACTATAGAGAGAGCACCAGCTTTTTCTTCTTAGGACTGATAGTGGCATCTCTACCGTTGGTTTTGACCCATCGAGATAATAAAAAAATAAATAACCATGGAAAACTATGGTTTTTATTTGGATTACTTTTAATGATTGGTTTTACAATCCTTCAATCTTTCTATGGTGATGGTGAAACTTCTAGCAGCTTATATCGGTTGACAGCAGGATATAGCGTAAAATTAATCCTGGCTGGAGCTTTGGCTGGAGGAGCTATGGTTATTCCTGGAATCTCTGGATCCCTCCTACTGGTTATGCTGGGTGAATATTATAATATCCTAGGTTTTGTAAATAACAGGATGATACTGCCTGTTGCCTTAGTAGGTATCGGAGCTGTCATAGGTATTGTTGGCTTTGCTAGAATCATAGACAAACTTTTAAAATCTCATAGAGATAATACTTTGTATTTTATAATCGGGCTTATTGTAGCTTCCCTTGTGGAAATTTGGCCTGGGTTTACTTTGACTTTATCTAACGGAATTACAAATATTATAATTTTTGGTTTAGGAATATATATAGTTAAATTAATGAAAAAATTAGAAGGTAAGAAATAA
- the nrdR gene encoding transcriptional regulator NrdR: MECPYCGAMDTKVIDSRPYSTDNSIKRRRECVVCCKRFTTYEKIEPIPIFVIKKNNIKEVFNKDKLLKGLERAVIKRNVNLEALERFVGEVEDTIRKTNHLEIESTELGELVMEKLKKLDEIAYIRFASVYKDFSDVKSFIKEIEGMVDSD, translated from the coding sequence ATGGAATGTCCTTACTGTGGAGCTATGGATACTAAAGTTATTGATAGTAGACCTTATAGCACAGATAACTCTATAAAAAGAAGACGGGAATGTGTCGTTTGCTGTAAAAGATTTACTACTTACGAAAAAATAGAGCCTATTCCTATTTTTGTAATAAAAAAAAATAATATCAAGGAAGTCTTCAATAAAGACAAACTATTAAAAGGACTCGAAAGGGCTGTCATTAAAAGAAATGTCAACCTAGAAGCTTTGGAAAGGTTTGTAGGAGAAGTTGAAGACACTATCAGAAAAACTAATCACCTAGAGATAGAAAGTACTGAATTAGGTGAACTGGTTATGGAGAAACTAAAAAAATTAGATGAAATTGCATATATCCGATTCGCCTCTGTATATAAAGATTTTTCAGATGTAAAATCTTTTATCAAAGAAATTGAGGGGATGGTTGACAGTGATTAA